The DNA sequence CCGATGGCACGCCCTGACGTTCCTCATCCTGAGGAGCGCGCCGCAGGCGCGCGTCTCGAAGGACGCACCCGGCCCGGTCCCGGGCAGATCGCGTCGCGGATCGACCGCGCGCACCGCGGCCCGTGCGTCCTTCGAGACGGCGCCCTCCGGGCGCCTCCTCAGGATGAGGGGCGCCGGTGCGGTGGCGGACGGACATCACGGCGATGCGGGGGTTGCGTGCGGTGCGTCCGGGCGCCGGTGCAAGGGCCGCAGGCGATGCGGCGGGGCGTGGCGCGCTGTGCCGATCGACGCTGGGGGAATCCGGCTGGGCGATCCGATGCGGGACTCCATCCCAGGCCGCCGATGGCACACCCTGCCGCCCCTCATCCTGAGGAGCGCGCCGCAGGCGCGCGTCTCGAAGGCCGCTCTTCAGCCGATGTCAGACGTGGAAGCTCTCGCCGCAGCCGCAGGTGCCCTTGGCGTTGGGGTTCTTGAAGACGAAGCCGCTTTCGAAGGCGTCGTCCCTGTAGTCCATGGTCGAGCCGAGCAGGAACATCACCGCGGCCGGGTCGATGATCACCGTGACGCCCTTGTCCTCGACCACCTCGTCGTGGGGCGCGACCTCGCGGACGAAGCTCATGTCGTATTTCAGGCCGGAACAGCCGCGCGCCTTCACGCCGAGCTTGACGCCGATGACGCCGTCGTCGGCGTCGGCCAGCATCTGCTTCACCCGCGCCGCCGCCGCGTCGCTGATCTGAATTGCCGCGCCCAGTGCCATGTCTCTTGCCGCTCCGTCCTCTTGCCGCGATCGCCGCCGGCGATCACATGAAGCCCAGTTCCAGCCGCGCCGCCTCGCTCATCATGTCGGCGGTCCAGGGCGGGTCCCAGGTGATGTCGACCTGTACGGAGGTGACCTTGTCGACCTGGGCCACCGCCGCCTCCACATAGCCCGGCATTTCGACCGCAACGGGGCAGCCGGGCGAGGTCAGCGTCATCAGCACCTCGACCTTGCCGTCGTCGTGCACGGTCACGTCATAGACCAGTCCCAGTTCATAGATGTTTACCGGGATCTCCGGGTCGTAGACCGTGCACAGCGCCTGGATGACGTCGGCCTCGCTGGGCCGGGTCGCCGGTACCTCGCCGCCGTCGTCGGGCGACCATGGCCGATAGCCCGGCCGCGCCGGCTCTGCCGTGGCGTTGCTCACATCGCTTTCCATCGCGGGCGCTCCCTGCCGCTCCGTCTCGGTCTCAGGCATCGGCGGCCACCCTGCGGGCGCCGGCCAGCTTCTGCATGTGCTTCAGCATCGCCATCATCCCGACCTGGCGCTGGGTGGTCAGCGCGCCCAGGTTCAGCCGCCGGACGTGATCCAGTGAGATGCTGGCCAGTTCCGCGGCGGTCAAGCCGCTGAACGAACGGGTCATCATGTGGACCAGGCCCTCGACGATCAGCGCGTCGCTGTGGCCGTGGAACCAGTGGCGGCCGTCGCGCACCTCGTGGACGATCCACACCTTGGACATGCAGCCGTGCATCAGGTTGGCGTCCACCATCGCCGCCGCCGGAAACGGGTCCTGGCGCGCGTCCTTGGCCAGGTCGATGATGTACTGGAACCGCATATCGTCATCGAGCCGCCTCCAGCGAGGCGGCGAATTCCTCATAGGCGGCCATGCCGGCGCTCATCGCAGGCGCCCCACCGCATGGGCGACGGCGTCGGCCAGCACGTCGACCTCGGCCAGAAGGTTGTAGGCGGCGAAGGACGCGCGCACGGTCGAATCGACGCCAAGCCGGGTCATCAGCGGCTCGGCGCAGTGATGGCCGACGCGCACGGCGACGCCGGCGCGGTCCAGCATCATCGCCAGGTCCATCGAATGGACGCCGTCGACGACGAAGGAGACGATCGCCGCCTTGTCCGGGGCGGTGCCGAGGATGCGCAGCCCGTCGACGGCGGCAAGCCGGGTGGAGGCGGCCGCCAGCAGGCCCTGCTCGTGCGCCTGGATCGCGTCCCAGCCCAGCCGGCCGACGAAGTCGATGGCAAGCCCGAGGCCCACCGCCTCGACGATCGGCGGCGTGCCGGCCTCGAACTGGTGCGGCGGCGGTCGCTGGAGCCGGCGAAGCCGACCCGGTCGATCATCCGGCCGCCGCCCTGCCAAGGCGGCATCGCCTCCAGCAGCGCGCGCTGTCGTAGAGCACGCCGACCGCGGTCGGCCCGTAGAGCTTGTGGCCGGTAGCTGTAGAAATCGACGTCGAGCGCGCGCACGTCGACCGGCCCGTGCACCGCGGCCTGGGCGCCGTCGAGCAGCACCGGCACACCGCGGTCGTGCGCGATGCGCACGATCTCCGCCACCGGGCTGACGGTGCCGAGAACGCGGATACGGGTCACCGCGACCATGGGCGCGGGCCGAGCATGGCGGCCAGAGCGTCGAGCCGCAGCTCGCCCGCGTCGGTGATCGGGATCGCGCGGACCCGGGCGCCGACCTGCTCGGCCAGCAGCTGCCAGGGCACGATGTTGGCGTGGTGCTCCATCTCGGAGACCAGGATCTCGTCGCCGGCGCCGACCGTGCGGCGGCCATGGCTGAAGGCGACCAGGTTGATCGCCTCGGTCACGCTGCGGGTGATGACGATCTCGTCGTCCTCGGCGGCGTTGAGGAAGCGGGCGATGCGGCCGCGCGCCGCCTCGAAGTCGTCGGTCGCCTCCTGGCTCAGCGTGTGCACGCCGCGGTGCACGTTGGCATAGCGGGTGCGCATCATCTCAGCCATGCCGTCGATCACCGCGCGCGGCTTCTGCGCCGAGGCGCCGCTGTCGAGGAACACCAGCGGCTTGCCGTGGACCTGCCGCGACAGGATCGGGAACTCGGCGCGCAGCGCGGCGACGTCGAACGGCGGCAGGTTGTCCGCCGGCTGCAGCCTGCTGACCTCGCTCATGCCGCGCGCTCCCCGGCCAGCCAGGCATGGGCCAGGCTTGCAAGCGCGGCGCGCACCGGCTCCACCGGCACCCGCGCGACCACCTCGCCGACGAAGGCCTCGACCAGCATGGCGCGCGCGGTCGTCGCGTCGATGCCGCGGGCGCGCAGATAGAACAGTTGGTCGGCGTCCAGGGCGCCGATGGCGGCGCCATGGGCGCACTGCACGTCGTCGGCCTCGATCCGGAGTTCCGGCTTGGTGTCGACCTCGGCCTCGCGCGACAGCAGCAGCGCGCGGCCGTACTGGCGCGCCTCGGTGCGCTGGGCGTGCGGTTCGACCGCGATCGCGCCCTGGAAGATGCCGCGGGCGCGGCCGTCGACCACGCCCTTGACCAGCTGGGCGCTGGAGCCGTGCGGCGCGGCGTGGCGCACGCGGGTGGTCAGGTCGGCCTGCTGGCTGCCGCGCGCCAGATAGGCCGCGGCGAGGTCGAACGACGCCCGCTCCTCGGCCAGCACGACGTCGAGATCGACCCGCGCCGCCGCGGCGCCGAGGCCGAAACAGCTGCCGCGATAGGCCGCGCCATGGGCCAGCCGCACGTCGTTCGCGGCGATGTGCAGCGTGGCGGCGGCCTCGTCCTGCAACCGCACGTGATCGAGGATCGCGCCGCGGGCGAGAGCGACGGCGCAGCCGTGGTTGGCCAGCACCGGCGCGCCGGCCGCACCGGCGAAGCGCTCGACCACGGTCAGCCGCGCCCCGGCGTCGAGCAGCATGGCATGGCGCGCGTGATATTCGGTCGGCGCCGGCGCGGCGGTCGACCAGTGCAGGATCTCGACCGGGCGCGCGATCTGGGCGTCCTCGGCGACGGCAATGACGAGGCCGTCGGCCGCCAGCGCGGTGTTGAGCGCGATCATCGGGCCCGACCGCCCCCAGGCCGCAGGACCGAACGCCCGCTCGGCCGACGCGTCGCCACGGGCCAGCACCTCGGCCATGCCGGTCACCGCGACGCCCGGCTCCGGGCGGTCGGACAGATCGGGGCGATAGCGGCCGTCGACCGTGACCAGCCGCACCGCGTCGGCACACAGCGGCGCCGACAGATCGACGGCGCCGGCGGGCGCAGCAAGCTGCCACTCCGTCTCCGCAATGGCACGCAAGTCTATGTATTTCCAGGATTCCATGCGCCGGTTCGGCAGGCCGGTCGCGGCGAAGGCGTCCATGGCGGCGTCGCGCAGCGCGTCGAGCCAGGGCGTGCCAGCACCGGGCAATGCCGCGCGGTGCGCCGCATAGGCGCGGGCACGGCCCGCCTCGGCCGCCTCGATCGTCGCGTTCAGGTCGGTCGTGCCGCTCATGCCGCCGCCGCCGCGGTGATCTCGGCATAGCCCTTGCGCTCCAGCTCGAGCGCCAGCTCCTTGCCGCCGGACCGCACGATGCGGCCGTCGGCCAGCACGTGCACCCGGTCCGGCACGATGTAGTCGAGCAGCCGCTGGTAGTGGGTGATGACCAGCATGGCGTTGTCGGGCCCGCGCTGGGCGTTGACCCCGTCGGCCACCGTCTTTAGCGCGTCGATGTCGAGGCCGGAGTCGGTCTCGTCCAGGATCGCCAGCCGCGGCTCCAGCAGCGCCATCTGCAGCGCCTCGTTGCGCTTCTTCTCGCCGCCGGAGAAGCCGACGTTGACCGCGCGCTTCAGCATCTCGTCCGAGATGTTCAGCCTGGCCGCCTTCGCCCGGACCAGCTTGAGGAAGTCGACCGCGTTCAGCTCCGGCTCGCCGCGCATCACCCGCACCGCGTTCAGCGACGAGCGCAGGAACGTCATGGTGGTGACGCCGGGGATCTCCACCGGATACTGGAAGGCCAGGAAGATGCCGGCGCCGGCTCGCTGCTCCGGCGCCAGCGCCAGCAGGTCCCGGCCCTGGAACGCCACGGTCCCCTTTGTGACGTCGTAGCCTTCGCGGCCGGCGAGCACATAGCTGAGCGTGCTCTTGCCTGAGCCGTTCGGGCCCATGATCGCGTGCACCTCGCCGGGCGCGATCGCCAGCGACAGGCCCTTGAGGATCTCGCGGTCATCGACCGCGACGTGAAGATCGTCGATTTGCAGCATGGTCTCTCGTTCGCCGGTCAACGGTCGGCGCTCCGCGAGCGCCAGCGCCACGCGCCCCTGGTCTTGACCCGGGCGACCACGACCAGTGCGACGGTGGCGACCAGGGTGCCGGCCACGAACACCGCAACGTCGGTGCCGGTCGGCACGCCCGCGGCGAAGCAGACGATCGCCAGCACCGCGACCACGGCGATGAACACCAACAGGGCCGCCCATCCCTTCCAGTTGGCCGGTCGGGCGCCATAGCCGACCGGCTTCGGCTCGAACCAGTGGTCTCCGGACATGTCTAGCCCACGCTCCCTTCCAGGCTGATGCCGATCAGCTTCTGCGCCTCGACCGCGAATTCCATCGGCAGGTGCTTCATCACCTCCTTGCAGAAGCCGTTGACGATCAGCGACACGGCATCCTCGGGGCTCAGCCCGCGCTGCCGGCAGTAGAACAGTTGCTCGTCGCTGATCTTCGAGGTGGTCGCCTCATGCTCGACCTGGGCGGTGGCGTTGCGCGTCTCGATATAGGGCACGGTGTGGGCGCCGCAGCGGTCGCCGATCAGCAGGCTGTCGCACTGGGTGTAGTTGCGCGCGTTGTCGGCGCGGGCGGAGACCCGCACCAGGCCGCGATAGGTGTTCTGGGCGCGCCCGGCCGATATCCCTTTTGAAACAATGGTTGAGCGCGTATTCCTGCCAAGATGGATCATCTTGGTGCCGGTATCGGCCTGCTGGCGGTTGTTGGTGATCGCCACCGAGTAGAACTCGCCGACCGAGCCGTCGCCCTGCAGGATGCAACTCGGGTATTTCCAGGTGATGGCCGAGCCGGTCTCGACCTGGGTCCAGGCGATCTTGGCGTTGCGGCCGCGGCAGGCGCCGCGCTTGGTGACGAAGTTGTAGATGCCGCCCCGGCCCTCGGCATCGCCCGGGTACCAGTTCTGCACAGTGGAATACTTGATCTCGGCGTCGTCGAGCGCGACCAGCTCGACCACGGCGGCGTGCAGCTGGTTCTCGTCGCGCATCGGCGCGGTGCAGCCTTCCAGATAGCTGACATAGCTGCCGGCGTCGGCGACGATCAGGGTGCGCTCGAACTGGCCGGTCTTCTCCGCGTTGATGCGGAAATAGGTCGACAGCTCCATCGGGCAGCGCACACCCTGCGGCACGTAGACGAAGGTGCCGTCGGTGAATACGGCCGAGTTCAGGCAGGCGTGCTTGTTGTCGCCCGGCGGCACCACGCTGCCCAGATACTTGCGCACCAGGTCGGCATGGTCGCGCACCGCCTCGGAGATCGAGCAGAAGATGACGCCGGCCTTCTCCAGCTCCTTGCGGAAGGTGGTCGCCACCGACACGCTGTCGAACACGGCGTCGACCGCGACCCGGGGCGCACCCTGGACGCCGGCCAGAACCTCCTGCTCCTTCAACGAGATGCCGAGCTTCTCGTAAGTGCGCAGCAGCTCCGGGTCGACCTCGTCCAGGCTCTTCGGACCGTCCTTGGCCTTGGGTGCGGCGAAATAGTAGGAGTCCTGGTAGTCGATCGGCGGGTAGTCCAGCAGCGCCCAGTCCGGCTCCGGCATGTCGAGCCAGCGGCGATAGGCCTTCAGCCGCCATTCCAGCAGCCACGCCGGCTCCGCCTTCTTCGCCGAGATGAAGCGGATGATGTCCTCGTTCAGGCCCTTCGGCGCCCGATCCATGTCGATGTCGGTGACGAAGCCGTACTTATAGGCGTCGCCGGTCGCCTCGCGGACCTTGGCATAGGTCTCGGCGCGCGCCTTCTGCAGCTCGGCGTCCTGCAGCCCGGTCTCGCTGGTGCCGTCAGGCATGGGGATCCCGTCTCTCCGTTGCGTCTCAGGCGCTTGCGCGGGCGCGCTCGTCCGGTTGCAGGAAGGACGGCGGCGCGGTCAGCTCGGCCAGCGAGATGCCGTCGAGCGCGCCGCGGATGGCGGCGTTGACCTTGTCCCACCGCCCGCGCACCGGGCAGATCAGCTCGACATTGCACTGGCCCGCCGCCGCATCCACGCACGCGGTCAGCGCCACCGGCCCGTCGATCGCCGTGATGATCTCGGTCAGCGCGATGTCGTCCGCGGCGCGGTCGGCGACATAGCCGCCGGCGACACCGCGCTGCGAGCGGACCAGCCGCTGCCGCACCAGCGCCTTCAGCACCTTCGACGTGGTCGGCGCCGGCAGCCCGACCTGCTCGGCGAGCTCGGTCGCGGTGACAACGGTGCCGGGCACGCGCGTCAGCTGCGCCATCACCACCACCGCATAGTCGGTCATTCGGCTGAGCCTGAACACGCACGCTCCGGATAACTGCGCCTTGCGGCGAATAGCGGACTCAACTGGTCCGGTTTTGCCTTACTTAGCAGCCGCGCCCGCGGAGGCAAGCCGAA is a window from the Alphaproteobacteria bacterium genome containing:
- a CDS encoding iron-sulfur cluster assembly accessory protein, whose protein sequence is MALGAAIQISDAAAARVKQMLADADDGVIGVKLGVKARGCSGLKYDMSFVREVAPHDEVVEDKGVTVIIDPAAVMFLLGSTMDYRDDAFESGFVFKNPNAKGTCGCGESFHV
- a CDS encoding SUF system Fe-S cluster assembly protein; the protein is MESDVSNATAEPARPGYRPWSPDDGGEVPATRPSEADVIQALCTVYDPEIPVNIYELGLVYDVTVHDDGKVEVLMTLTSPGCPVAVEMPGYVEAAVAQVDKVTSVQVDITWDPPWTADMMSEAARLELGFM
- a CDS encoding SufE family protein, which gives rise to MRFQYIIDLAKDARQDPFPAAAMVDANLMHGCMSKVWIVHEVRDGRHWFHGHSDALIVEGLVHMMTRSFSGLTAAELASISLDHVRRLNLGALTTQRQVGMMAMLKHMQKLAGARRVAADA
- a CDS encoding aminotransferase class V-fold PLP-dependent enzyme, with translation MSEVSRLQPADNLPPFDVAALRAEFPILSRQVHGKPLVFLDSGASAQKPRAVIDGMAEMMRTRYANVHRGVHTLSQEATDDFEAARGRIARFLNAAEDDEIVITRSVTEAINLVAFSHGRRTVGAGDEILVSEMEHHANIVPWQLLAEQVGARVRAIPITDAGELRLDALAAMLGPRPWSR
- the sufD gene encoding Fe-S cluster assembly protein SufD, whose product is MSGTTDLNATIEAAEAGRARAYAAHRAALPGAGTPWLDALRDAAMDAFAATGLPNRRMESWKYIDLRAIAETEWQLAAPAGAVDLSAPLCADAVRLVTVDGRYRPDLSDRPEPGVAVTGMAEVLARGDASAERAFGPAAWGRSGPMIALNTALAADGLVIAVAEDAQIARPVEILHWSTAAPAPTEYHARHAMLLDAGARLTVVERFAGAAGAPVLANHGCAVALARGAILDHVRLQDEAAATLHIAANDVRLAHGAAYRGSCFGLGAAAARVDLDVVLAEERASFDLAAAYLARGSQQADLTTRVRHAAPHGSSAQLVKGVVDGRARGIFQGAIAVEPHAQRTEARQYGRALLLSREAEVDTKPELRIEADDVQCAHGAAIGALDADQLFYLRARGIDATTARAMLVEAFVGEVVARVPVEPVRAALASLAHAWLAGERAA
- the sufC gene encoding Fe-S cluster assembly ATPase SufC, coding for MLQIDDLHVAVDDREILKGLSLAIAPGEVHAIMGPNGSGKSTLSYVLAGREGYDVTKGTVAFQGRDLLALAPEQRAGAGIFLAFQYPVEIPGVTTMTFLRSSLNAVRVMRGEPELNAVDFLKLVRAKAARLNISDEMLKRAVNVGFSGGEKKRNEALQMALLEPRLAILDETDSGLDIDALKTVADGVNAQRGPDNAMLVITHYQRLLDYIVPDRVHVLADGRIVRSGGKELALELERKGYAEITAAAAA
- the sufB gene encoding Fe-S cluster assembly protein SufB, with amino-acid sequence MPDGTSETGLQDAELQKARAETYAKVREATGDAYKYGFVTDIDMDRAPKGLNEDIIRFISAKKAEPAWLLEWRLKAYRRWLDMPEPDWALLDYPPIDYQDSYYFAAPKAKDGPKSLDEVDPELLRTYEKLGISLKEQEVLAGVQGAPRVAVDAVFDSVSVATTFRKELEKAGVIFCSISEAVRDHADLVRKYLGSVVPPGDNKHACLNSAVFTDGTFVYVPQGVRCPMELSTYFRINAEKTGQFERTLIVADAGSYVSYLEGCTAPMRDENQLHAAVVELVALDDAEIKYSTVQNWYPGDAEGRGGIYNFVTKRGACRGRNAKIAWTQVETGSAITWKYPSCILQGDGSVGEFYSVAITNNRQQADTGTKMIHLGRNTRSTIVSKGISAGRAQNTYRGLVRVSARADNARNYTQCDSLLIGDRCGAHTVPYIETRNATAQVEHEATTSKISDEQLFYCRQRGLSPEDAVSLIVNGFCKEVMKHLPMEFAVEAQKLIGISLEGSVG
- a CDS encoding SUF system Fe-S cluster assembly regulator encodes the protein MFRLSRMTDYAVVVMAQLTRVPGTVVTATELAEQVGLPAPTTSKVLKALVRQRLVRSQRGVAGGYVADRAADDIALTEIITAIDGPVALTACVDAAAGQCNVELICPVRGRWDKVNAAIRGALDGISLAELTAPPSFLQPDERARASA